The genomic stretch ACCAGGAGCAATGGACCCCACTCACATGTCCAACTTGGGCATGCAAGATGACGCCACGATCCTCTGAAACTCGACCGCTCATCTCGCTTCCTGATTTCTGCACTGTGAACCCAAGTCTGCGCGAATAATGCCTGAGACGAATCCGAGGCCGCAACCTGGGATGCATGAGCTGGATGACAGCGAGCATACCTTAGCCGTTTGCACTATGCGGAGCGGTGAAGGAAACTGCACCACACAACGCCCCCTTCCAGCATGTCGTGTCTTGGACGCATGCACAGCGAGGCAAAGACTAGGGGGAACGATTGGGTTTGGTATATGCTCCTTCTTTCGAAGTGCTATTGGTATTGGTACAGTTTTTGGGGGCGCTTAAGCATAGCTAACTATGGAAATGCATGACTGCGTACATGAGATAGGAATACATGAAGTCTGAGCTAGTAATGAGAAAACATGAATATGCGTAAGAGACATTAGTGTGATGCTCCGTACCATGCCACGACGCCGATGTCTACCAAAAAATTAAGGGAAAAAAAAATAAGAGGGACTATACCCTTCGCTGCGCTAGCTTGGGTAGTCACCCGTGACCCCAATGCCTACTTGTTACCCAGCGCCGACAACCCAGAACTCCTAGTCTCGCCCAGCCTACCAGGGCGGTGCAAACTGACACTTTCAACTCTCTAGCGAATCTCAGTAGAGCTTGCGCTCGGGGAAGACCATGTCGTCGTATCCAGTGCCTGGCTGCTGATGGTAGGGGTTTGGAATCGGGGCGCCAAAGTCGTATGCGCTGTCGACGCGGTGCAGCGAGTCGGAAGACATGGACGAGCTGCGGCTGCTGCGGTCACTGCTTTGCTGGTGGAATGACCCGGCGTAACTTCTTGACATGGGAACCATTGGCATGCCGGCGTATGATGAGGGGTAGGAAGATGCAGACGAGGACATGGCCGAGATGCGTCGGTCCTTGCCGCGACCCTTGATGCCCTTGTTGGAGTTCTTGTAGAGCGACGCGAAGTACTCCCAAAGCTCCTTGTCTTCTTGGGACACCCAGTCTCCGGAAGTGATGGTTGCGAACTTCTGGGTGAGGTAGCGAAGGGTAGCTGCGTGGAACTTGTTCTGGTGTGACTGCGAATTGTCAGTGATGATAGGGGAGAATGGAAGTGGTGCAGCGTACCTTCAAGTTTCCTAGCTGGGTGAACTGCTTGCCGCAGTCGTCAAGTTTGCAGGTGAAGGGCTTGATTTGCTGGTGAACAATCTTGTGTGCTCGGACGTTGCCGCGTTGCGCAAAGGTCTTGCCGCAGATGTCGCAGCTGTATGGACGCTCGCCAGTGTGTCGCCTCTCGTGTGTCTGTTGAGGATTAATACGGATTTGGAAGTAACCCGGGAATAAAACTGACCTTGAGGTTTCCTAGCTGAGAAAACGACTGTCCGCAACCTGGTGCTTTGCAGTTGAATGGCTTTGCGCCAGTGTGGGCACGGATGTGAATCTCAAGGTGCGTCTTCTGGTAGAAGCTTTTGTTGCAGTTGGGGATAGTACACTGGTATCGCTTGCGGGGCTTCTGAGAAACCTTGACTGCTTCCTCCTGTTGATTATTAGCACGGAAATGCTTCGAAGAAAGGAGAGTGAATTTACCTTGGGCTCTGATGCTTGGGGAGTTGTGGTCTGCTTCGCCTGGATGGCCCGCATGAGGGTGTCGACGTCTGTGGCGAAAGAAGCACTGGTGCCTTCAGTTGGCTCTGATGTGGAGCGCTTGATGTCGGCTGAGTAGCCAGTGTTGTTGTACATTGGGTTCGACTGTACTGGTGATGTGCTCTCGGACTTGACCATGTTGTTGAAGACGTTGCGCGCATCTCGGACAGTGGGGAGTTGCTGGACATCGGAGGTCGGGGCGTATGATACAGGGTGCTGAATGTTGGATTGGTAGTATGATGGTTGTTGCATGTTGTACGCATTTACCGGGGTGGGATCGTAGGCAAAAGCCCCTGATTGGTATGGCACTGAGGTTGGGAGTCCGTTTGCTGAGTAGAGAGG from Pyrenophora tritici-repentis strain M4 chromosome 1, whole genome shotgun sequence encodes the following:
- a CDS encoding Zn-finger protein, which produces MAAVVASHHMGLWQDRRETPAHIPNMHLSNMMPSYDASRTVSNAPVSRSYQPTSSHMDINMPLYSANGLPTSVPYQSGAFAYDPTPVNAYNMQQPSYYQSNIQHPVSYAPTSDVQQLPTVRDARNVFNNMVKSESTSPVQSNPMYNNTGYSADIKRSTSEPTEGTSASFATDVDTLMRAIQAKQTTTPQASEPKEEAVKVSQKPRKRYQCTIPNCNKSFYQKTHLEIHIRAHTGAKPFNCKAPGCGQSFSQLGNLKTHERRHTGERPYSCDICGKTFAQRGNVRAHKIVHQQIKPFTCKLDDCGKQFTQLGNLKSHQNKFHAATLRYLTQKFATITSGDWVSQEDKELWEYFASLYKNSNKGIKGRGKDRRISAMSSSASSYPSSYAGMPMVPMSRSYAGSFHQQSSDRSSRSSSMSSDSLHRVDSAYDFGAPIPNPYHQQPGTGYDDMVFPERKLY